The following proteins are co-located in the Mesorhizobium sp. M1E.F.Ca.ET.045.02.1.1 genome:
- a CDS encoding extracellular solute-binding protein: MKRRSFLQSLALATSGLALPNIAWGQEKRFEGITLNINGYGGDYDRILVETVAKPLEEQTGLTVMHTPSTAAAATARILASPANPPFDLIMADSPNMPDLIKAEAITPTDLDADLIAMLSPNIREFGDHGIPMSASSMVLTHNTKLVDPPVESYADLARPDLEGRVATLNLENGGGVLFLLALAKANGGSEDNVGPGFEALRRIKPNITSTTASTVNLLQLFEQEEALAGPFWDGRVFSMQRAGKPMSLIVPVEGLYGLRSYINPVKGTKHPEAVKAYLEQLLTGPFMTEMSRFFGYVPTTRVQLPPDVAANMIPYGENGLQNLQPVDWQKVAAYRSEWIAQFNREMR; the protein is encoded by the coding sequence ATGAAACGCCGCTCTTTTCTGCAATCCTTGGCACTCGCGACCAGCGGCCTCGCTCTACCAAACATCGCTTGGGGTCAGGAAAAGCGATTTGAGGGGATCACGCTGAATATCAACGGATATGGGGGGGACTACGATCGAATCCTCGTCGAGACCGTTGCAAAGCCCCTGGAAGAGCAGACAGGCCTAACGGTTATGCACACTCCGTCCACTGCGGCAGCGGCAACTGCGAGAATTCTTGCGTCGCCCGCCAATCCTCCTTTCGATCTGATCATGGCTGATAGTCCAAATATGCCGGATTTGATCAAGGCCGAGGCTATAACGCCTACGGATTTGGATGCCGATCTGATTGCAATGCTGTCCCCAAATATTCGAGAGTTTGGGGACCACGGTATCCCGATGTCTGCATCATCGATGGTTCTGACCCATAATACAAAGTTGGTTGACCCGCCAGTTGAGTCATATGCAGATCTTGCGCGACCAGACCTTGAGGGGCGCGTTGCAACCTTAAATTTGGAGAACGGGGGTGGGGTGCTGTTTTTGCTTGCGCTGGCCAAGGCGAACGGCGGCAGCGAAGACAACGTCGGCCCTGGCTTCGAGGCACTCCGCAGGATCAAGCCAAACATCACCTCGACCACTGCGTCCACGGTAAATCTGCTTCAGCTATTCGAACAGGAAGAAGCGCTGGCAGGCCCCTTTTGGGATGGGCGCGTATTTTCAATGCAGAGGGCAGGGAAACCGATGTCGCTAATCGTACCGGTTGAGGGCCTGTATGGGCTCCGTTCGTATATAAATCCAGTCAAGGGAACAAAGCATCCGGAGGCCGTAAAGGCGTACCTTGAACAACTGCTGACCGGGCCATTTATGACAGAGATGTCCAGGTTCTTTGGCTATGTGCCAACCACCCGCGTACAATTGCCGCCAGACGTTGCTGCGAACATGATTCCATACGGAGAAAATGGTCTTCAAAACCTCCAGCCGGTCGACTGGCAGAAGGTTGCCGCATACAGGAGCGAATGGATCGCCCAATTCAACCGCGAGATGCGGTAG